One segment of Chryseobacterium turcicum DNA contains the following:
- a CDS encoding gluconate 5-dehydrogenase, translated as MNLFDLSGKVAVVTGGTHGLGMAMAEGLASAGAELAITSTTPAKLEEALNYYRSKGYSATGYLFDVTDELEAAQKVALMEATHGKIDILVNNAGIIKRIPALEMEIEDFRKVIDVDLTGPFIMSKLIGKHMIKRKSGKIINICSMMSELGRDNVVAYASAKGGLKMLTKNLATEWAKYNIQVNGIGPGYFATTQTEPIRVDGHPFNDFIISRTPEGRWGNPEDLAGTAIFLASDASKFINGHIIYVDGGILATIGKPSNE; from the coding sequence ATGAATTTATTCGATTTATCCGGAAAAGTTGCCGTTGTAACAGGCGGAACTCACGGGTTAGGTATGGCAATGGCTGAAGGTCTTGCCTCTGCAGGTGCTGAATTGGCAATCACAAGTACAACACCGGCAAAATTAGAGGAAGCTTTAAACTATTATCGTTCTAAAGGATATAGTGCAACCGGTTACCTTTTTGATGTGACTGACGAATTGGAAGCAGCTCAGAAAGTAGCTCTAATGGAAGCAACCCATGGGAAAATAGACATCTTGGTCAACAATGCAGGAATCATTAAACGTATTCCGGCTTTGGAGATGGAGATAGAAGACTTTAGAAAAGTAATCGATGTAGATCTTACCGGTCCTTTCATCATGTCCAAATTAATTGGAAAACACATGATTAAAAGAAAATCTGGTAAAATCATCAATATTTGCTCAATGATGAGTGAGCTGGGTCGTGATAATGTAGTGGCGTATGCTTCTGCAAAAGGCGGTTTGAAAATGCTTACCAAAAATTTAGCAACAGAATGGGCAAAATATAATATTCAGGTAAACGGTATCGGTCCCGGATATTTTGCGACAACCCAAACAGAACCAATCAGAGTAGACGGTCATCCGTTTAACGATTTTATCATCAGCAGAACTCCGGAAGGAAGATGGGGAAATCCAGAAGATCTTGCAGGAACAGCTATTTTCTTGGCTTCAGACGCAAGTAAGTTCATCAACGGACACATCATTTACGTTGATGGTGGTATTTTGGCAACCATCGGAAAACCTTCTAACGAGTA